GTGGTGCTGATGTTCCTATGGTGTAGTGTTTTCAACAGCTCATAATCAGCCCAGGAAATGCTTCGATGTGACCTTAGCAGTTTTCTCCTCACAAGTTTTTTCACCAATGGATGAGTATGTTCTGGTTGCATGACAATGACTTTCCATTTTCCATCACGCAGCCCAGCAGCCATGTGGGCCTTGCAATCATACTTCTTGATAGTCTTGCGCTTCCTCGATGCAGTGGTCAATACGGCTGATGCACTTTTTTTCTTCGACGCCCTTTGTGTTTCGAGATCATGTGCTAGCTGAGGTGCTGTCTGTGTGCTAGATGAGGTGCTGACTCCACCCTCTTCGTTTGGCTTCCTTGCATGAGAACATTCAAATTCCTTTCTAATCACTTCCTTGGTCACATGGCTTGTTCTCTGTGATGCAACACTGATGCTAAAACCCAGCTTGTAAGCATATTCATTGTACACCCTCCTTGCTTCCTCTATTGTGTCAAATTCCATCCCAACATATGGTACCATAGGTTGAGAACATACCACATCTTCATCTTCATGGTACACATGCTCATCTGAAGCAATCTCAACTTCAACACAATCACTAGCGTTTGATGAAATACTTTGAGCAATATCAAGCCCCTGCACAGTCATGCTGCAATTAGTCTTTTAGAATACTTTTTGAAACACCAATAAGCAAGGCATAAATAATTCATATTGCACAAAAAATGTGTGCAATCTATACTCACTTCGTCCATGGATCCACAAGCCCTCACAACAGCATGATAGCTTGCATTGTAATTGCTCGAACTTGTTGCAGCCTAGGGTTCCAGCAAAAGGATCAAATGAACTACCAATAAATGTGCCAAAATTCATCAGTAGATTCTTGAAACATCAGAAACTGCAGGGCAGATCATGGGTGGTTCTAATCAAGGCGGCAGGGCAGATCTAACCTGCGGGTCGTCGGCAGATGTTGCATTGAGGGTCGCAACCGCCGTCCCCCGTGGAGCTCCTTCAGCATGGCGGAACTGAAACATCGATGTGGACTTCAATTCGCCATGGACGTTGCTTGAATCTCTAGAGTGGGCGGACACCATCGGCATGGGTGGATCTGTAGGTTTTCTTGCAACAATTGGTGGGGGATGGCGAGCGTATGGTTGATCTGGTGGGGGAAAGTCGATTGCTTGGAGTAGATGCGACATGTTGCAAGGGATTTGGCTTCAAATCATGGCACGGGGGAGGAGAAGTCCGTCCTGGGCTCGCGCTTGAGCTCCTACGCCTAGGGGAGCACAACATGAAAAAAATGATTTTGGGGAAATCGGACATGTTGCTTGCAACATCGGAGAATGTTGCGGCGTGAATTTTTGTTGCTAGCGCTGCTCTGATGGTACCGTCCGACGCTAGCGCATGAATCGGATGTCCGGGCGCTAGCAGCTCCATTTGATATAACAATTAAGCAAAATCTGGTTGTTTCCTATTTTACAATGGACTCAAAGTAGCACCCTAATCATTGTTTGAAGTACCGTACCAACCTCTGCTATTCGTGAACCAACAAGACTTGAAGTAGCCTACAGTGGTAAATGACCCTATTTCTGCATCATATCTAATAGCACGCCATGCCAAAATAACAGCTAAACTTGTACATCATTAATTTATCCACATTTGCTAATATATCAAAATAACTCAGAGTAGCCCATAAATATACTCCTAGATTATAAAACTCTGCAATTACTAATATATGGAAAACAAACTCAAAATGCAGACCGTGTATACATGAGTATTGATTTATATGGTTTAGAATTCATGAAAGATGTTTCTTTAACTAGTGGAGATGCACGTACCAAAGGCACGTGTTTAAAGTTTTTTTCAGCTTTTGTTGGAAACCTCATAGGATACAGCTGAGTAAAAGAAATAACAAATGCACCTTATATTTATAAAAAATCTTATTCATACACAATAAAATTTTagaaaataatatatatataggacTAATCCAATGATGGACCCGTCGCATATCAAGATCAAGGCACACAAAGTATGGTTAGTCGTATACACCATAGATTTATTCAATCATCACGAATTCTAGCATCTAAAAACATTCCAAGAAGCCATTAACACTCACAATCTTCAAGCCCGTGACATGCAGGAACAACATATGTGATTAGAAGGAGCACGAAAGCACATGACTATGTGAGTCCATAAATGCATATTATTACACATCACGATTATATAAAGCTGAAGCATAAACACACCTTAGGATTCCAAGACATCTCTGTATACAATATTCTTTGTACTCTTTCCAGTAGGGTCGATGTTCATGTTTCTCTTTGCAAGAACCCACGTACTCTCACAAGAAACACCTCAGGACAGCACCACATACAGTTGTCCGTGTGAAAACACAGGCTCAGGGAGGTAAATAACTGCATTAGGTATGGTCTAACCCTGCGCTTTGTTAATTGTCATAGCAAAACTCAACTGGATGAGGAACTGCTTCCTCTTAAACTTGAACGGGAGAGTGAGGTTTTCGGAAGGAGATATGGAATCCTCGGAATGAACACCCTCTTACCTGCATGCTGCCCTTAACAATCTCAGCATCAATTGTATTATTCTGAAATCCCGTACCACCAGCCGAGTACCATTGCATAGGCCATTATGAGGATCGAGATTATGAAGCAATATAACAGGACAATTCTTCTTAACCTTCAACTCATGAGGGGGCAGCCCATTAGGAGTAATCGAATTGAGAAATCAAGAGGATAATTGTTACGCGAGTCATCATCGACAGAGTCAAAGCTATAGAAAACCTTATGCTTCCCTAAAAATCTATCAATCATAAGTGCATTCACCGCATCAACATGTTCATTCCTGGTGGAGAGTATCGCACGCTCGTGCATATAAGTTACAGAAGTGCAATTAGCAACAAGATCCGAGAACACACGATCAATAAGAATGTCAATGGAATCATCCTCCGGAGGGTTCTAAATCAAAATGTCATTTGGCAGCTGCACGTAGTCACCATCAAATACTTCCTCCGTCGTGTTACCAATCCTTAACAGGTAATCTGCAAACCATGTATCAGCCTGAGCTCGCATGTTCTACTCCAACCTGATCCGCCGAACACTTTCCCATATGTATGACCTCAGTAAGGTTGCATCTGTGATCTTGGCTCTCATACCACGGGGCACCACAGGAAGAACCTGTGACAGTAACAACATAATCTTCCCTTCAAACGGCTTCTCACAGCCTATTATATCCCGCAACGACCTGTCAAGAGCCTCAATTGCCTGCCTCTTAGTCATTGCAACCTCATCCCATATTATCATAGATGCCCTTCTATGCAACTCCGTTGTGCCACTTTGCTTTGTAAAGCTACACATAGTATTGTCACTCAGCTTCATTGGAATTTTGGACCTAGAATGTGCGGTGCGCCCACCAGGCATAATGGAAGCAGCTATACCAGATGTAGTAGTAGCAACAGCAATAAGATCCATCGACTGCATCTTAGCAATCAAAGCCTTGTAGAGATACGTTTTACTGGTGCCGCCTGGACCATCTACAAAGAACACCTATCCTTTGTTCTTCAACACGTGATCAAGTATTTCGTCATAACCAGCCATTTGTTCTGCATTAAGCATATCAACAATTTTTAGATGATCCTCATCAAATCCAAGGTTCAGTTCCTCCGTAAGCTCTCTATAATGATCCCTCGATCGCTCTTCCTCTATCAAGCATATAAATACGGCAAGATGGGATAATAGCTCAAATTAAATGTAAATGGTACTCGAAGCAAATATACGTAAAACTAAAGCATTTTAAAGATTACGCACCAGTCTCATGTAGTTCTGGAAGACCGTAGTGCCTAATATCTTTGCCCATAGCTGTCAAATGATAAGATATATCTCTAAGCACCATCTGTTCAATTCTCGAGCTATTGTCACATGTACAGCGAAAATCCTCAGACATTAAATCAAGATGATTATCCCAAAGACGCGGGATACTAGCACAGTCACAAAAAACCATTATAGTGGCAAAAAGTCAAGCGAACAAGGCATCCCGAACGTAGCCGACTCCGTAAGGCAGTCATCAAGTGACTTGTCTGATTCAACAAGTCCCATAACCTCACATGCCTGCCTAAATGTCTCATACGTGACACCATGCCATGTTCTTAGATTCTCGTATGAGGTTGCACCCCTAACATGGTTCAACATGATCCGAAGATAGTACCTCTCATCTTCAGCTGGATTTG
The Panicum hallii strain FIL2 chromosome 6, PHallii_v3.1, whole genome shotgun sequence genome window above contains:
- the LOC112897704 gene encoding protein FAR1-RELATED SEQUENCE 5-like isoform X2, producing the protein MSHLLQAIDFPPPDQPYARHPPPIVARKPTDPPMPMVSAHSRDSSNVHGELKSTSMFQFRHAEGAPRGTAVATLNATSADDPQAATSSSNYNASYHAVVRACGSMDEGLDIAQSISSNASDCVEVEIASDEHVYHEDEDVVCSQPMVPYVGMEFDTIEEARRVYNEYAYKLGFSISVASQRTSHVTKEVIRKEFECSHARKPNEEGGVSTSSSTQTAPQLAHDLETQRASKKKSASAVLTTASRKRKTIKKYDCKAHMAAGLRDGKWKVIVMQPEHTHPLVKKLVRRKLLRSHRSISWADYELLKTLHHRNISTTQIMGILADFHGGVGNLTFSTTDVSNMRTHLQVWAEFQGYGCNIGVFSEVAS
- the LOC112897704 gene encoding protein FAR1-RELATED SEQUENCE 5-like isoform X3 — protein: MTVQGLDIAQSISSNASDCVEVEIASDEHVYHEDEDVVCSQPMVPYVGMEFDTIEEARRVYNEYAYKLGFSISVASQRTSHVTKEVIRKEFECSHARKPNEEGGVSTSSSTQTAPQLAHDLETQRASKKKSASAVLTTASRKRKTIKKYDCKAHMAAGLRDGKWKVIVMQPEHTHPLVKKLVRRKLLRSHRSISWADYELLKTLHHRNISTTQIMGILADFHGGVGNLTFSTTDVSNMRTHLQVWAEFQGYGCNIGVFSEVAS
- the LOC112898186 gene encoding uncharacterized protein LOC112898186; this encodes MDLIAVATTTSGIAASIMPGGRTAHSRSKIPMKLSDNTMCSFTKQSGTTELHRRASMIIWDEVAMTKRQAIEALDRSLRDIIGCEKPFEGKIMLLLSQVLPVVPRGMRAKITDATLLRSYIWESVRRIRLE
- the LOC112897704 gene encoding protein FAR1-RELATED SEQUENCE 5-like isoform X4; the protein is MDEGLDIAQSISSNASDCVEVEIASDEHVYHEDEDVVCSQPMVPYVGMEFDTIEEARRVYNEYAYKLGFSISVASQRTSHVTKEVIRKEFECSHARKPNEEGGVSTSSSTQTAPQLAHDLETQRASKKKSASAVLTTASRKRKTIKKYDCKAHMAAGLRDGKWKVIVMQPEHTHPLVKKLVRRKLLRSHRSISWADYELLKTLHHRNISTTQIMGILADFHGGVGNLTFSTTDVSNMRTHLQVWAEFQGYGCNIGVFSEVAS
- the LOC112898187 gene encoding uncharacterized protein LOC112898187; amino-acid sequence: MITAIEAVYRLYAFKLYTMSPPVLQMQVHLESMHMVAYKSTNNLNNVVQSEKSQRSMLIEYFLLNRTNPAAYKYLYREFPEQFTWNKSKKVWKPRKAKRIQIGRLVYANPAEDERYYLRIMLNHVRGATSYENLRTWHGVTYETFRQACEVMGLVESDKSLDDCLTESATIPRLWDNHLDLMSEDFRCTCDNSSRIEQMVLRDISYHLTAMGKDIRHYGLPELHETEEERSRDHYRELTEELNLGFDEDHLKIVDMLNAEQMAGYDEILDHVLKNKG